A stretch of Chiloscyllium plagiosum isolate BGI_BamShark_2017 chromosome 6, ASM401019v2, whole genome shotgun sequence DNA encodes these proteins:
- the gpr45 gene encoding high-affinity lysophosphatidic acid receptor, whose translation MMECNSTVLQSCTPEVLNETSPMVISGKPNLPIIIRLLLAIVMMSMIAVGFLGNAVVCLIVYQKPAMRSAINLLLATLAFSDIMLSLMCMPFTMVTIITVEWIFGSYFCRISAMLYWFFVLEGVAILMIISVDRYLIIVQRQDKLNPHRAKIMIVISWAVSFCISFPSVIGWTLVEVPTRAPQCVLGYTATEADRIYAVVLLVTIFFIPFSVMLYSYLCILNTVRRNSVRIHNHAESLCLSQVSKLGLMGLQRPHQINIDMSFKTRAFTTILILFIGFSFCWLPYTVYSLLSVFSESFYHGRSFYTVSIWVLWLTYLKSVFNPIIYCWRIKKFRESCMEFMPKTFKILPKQPGRSRRRIRPSTVYACSEHQSTV comes from the coding sequence ATGATGGAATGTAATAGCACTGTTTTGCAGAGCTGTACCCCTGAAGTTTTGAATGAAACAAGTCCAATGGTGATTTCAGGCAAGCCAAATCTTCCCATCATTATAAGGCTATTACTAGCAATAGTTATGATGTCAATGATTGCAGTTGGTTTCCTTGGCAATGCAGTTGTGTGTTTAATTGTGTACCAGAAACCTGCAATGCGCTCAGCAATCAATCTGCTTTTAGCAACCCTTGCATTTTCAGACATCATGCTGTCTTTGATGTGCATGCCTTTTACCATGGTCACCATCATAACTGTTGAGTGGATCTTCGGAAGTTATTTTTGCCGGATATCTGCGATGCTTTACTGGTTTTTTGTTTTGGAAGGCGTAGCAATACTTATGATAATCAGTGTTGATCGTTACTTAATCATTGTGCAACGGCAAGACAAGCTGAATCCTCATCGTGCCAAAATAATGATCGTTATCTCATGGGCAGTTTCCTTTTGTATTTCATTTCCATCAGTGATTGGCTGGACCCTGGTGGAAGTGCCTACTCGAGCACCCCAGTGTGTTCTGGGATACACAGCCACTGAGGCTGACCGTATTTATGCGGTGGTCTTGCTGGTTACTATTTTTTTCATTCCTTTCAGTGTGATGCTATACTCTTACCTCTGCATTCTGAATACAGTGCGAAGGAATTCTGTACGGATCCACAACCATGCAGAAAGCCTCTGCTTGAGCCAAGTCAGCAAGCTAGGATTAATGGGCTTGCAACGCCCTCATCAAATTAACATTGATATGAGCTTTAAAACCCGAGCCTTCACGACTATTTTAATTCTCTTCATTGGCTTTTCCTTTTGCTGGTTGCCATACACCGTATACAGTTTACTCTCTGTTTTCAGTGAGAGCTTTTACCACGGTCGCTCCTTCTATACTGTTAGCATCTGGGTCTTGTGGCTCACTTACCTGAAGTCAGTCTTCAATCCTATCATCTACTGCTGGCGAATTAAGAAATTTCGGGAGTCCTGTATGGAATTCATgcctaaaacatttaaaattttacCAAAGCAGCCTGGAAGATCAAGACGGAGAATTCGGCCCAGTACAGTCTATGCTTGCAGTGAGCATCAGTCAACTGTATAA